A stretch of [Clostridium] innocuum DNA encodes these proteins:
- a CDS encoding insulinase family protein gives MQITNGVQLHFMKTEKFKDIGISIRFRSELKPKLAASRSLLALMLCDRCKTYDTKKKMSDYLDLLYGATLNAQTAGYGSAQIVELRSKIINPRYVQGKQQLLESLFSFLREVLFQPLLQEHVLEESRSILKAKIERMEDDPAQYAITQGLKLAGEGDYLGISALGDVKTLMQLTLEDVKAAYQRMLEEDVVDILICGAFDDAQMEQLVKEYLPFVARKQEIKTFYKVQNQLHDERKTEYRNITQSSIMMVWFTNTAINDPDYYALRVANAMFGQYSTSLLFQEVREKNSLCYSIYSNLISYDAALGVTTGVEKEHIDKTISLIRKQFQRICEGDFTADLLEVSKQMIVNSLKASKDSMNSLIALQYQNVLLDRQWNTEDIIERIQAIRHEDILRAMQACELKMTFVLTKEDADENNHE, from the coding sequence ATGCAGATAACAAACGGAGTACAGCTCCATTTTATGAAAACCGAAAAATTTAAGGATATCGGTATCAGCATTCGTTTCCGCAGTGAGCTAAAGCCCAAGCTGGCGGCATCCCGCTCGCTGCTTGCGTTGATGCTGTGTGATCGATGTAAAACGTATGATACAAAGAAAAAGATGAGTGATTACCTTGATTTGCTGTATGGGGCAACGCTTAATGCACAAACAGCCGGCTATGGCAGTGCGCAGATTGTGGAGCTTCGCAGTAAAATCATCAATCCCCGCTATGTGCAGGGAAAGCAGCAGCTATTGGAATCACTTTTTTCCTTTCTGCGGGAGGTTTTATTTCAGCCGCTGCTGCAGGAGCATGTTTTGGAGGAATCCCGCAGTATCTTAAAGGCAAAAATTGAGCGTATGGAGGATGATCCCGCACAATATGCCATCACACAGGGACTGAAGCTTGCCGGAGAAGGGGATTATCTGGGAATATCCGCACTTGGCGATGTAAAGACACTGATGCAGCTTACGCTGGAGGATGTGAAGGCTGCATATCAGCGCATGCTGGAGGAGGATGTGGTCGATATTTTGATCTGCGGTGCATTTGATGATGCACAGATGGAGCAGCTCGTCAAAGAATACCTTCCCTTTGTAGCCCGTAAGCAGGAAATAAAAACCTTTTATAAGGTACAGAATCAGCTGCACGATGAAAGAAAAACAGAGTACCGGAATATTACACAGAGCAGCATTATGATGGTCTGGTTTACGAATACAGCGATCAATGATCCGGATTATTATGCACTGCGCGTTGCAAATGCGATGTTTGGACAATATTCGACCTCATTGCTGTTTCAGGAGGTGCGTGAGAAAAACAGTCTTTGCTATTCCATTTACTCCAATCTGATTTCCTATGATGCAGCACTGGGTGTCACCACCGGTGTGGAGAAGGAGCATATCGACAAGACGATTTCATTGATTCGCAAGCAGTTTCAACGTATTTGTGAGGGGGATTTTACAGCAGATCTGCTGGAGGTTTCAAAGCAGATGATTGTCAATTCATTAAAGGCAAGCAAGGATTCTATGAATTCTCTGATTGCGCTGCAGTATCAGAATGTGCTACTGGATCGGCAGTGGAACACCGAGGATATCATTGAGCGGATTCAGGCTATCAGGCACGAGGATATTCTTCGTGCAATGCAGGCGTGTGAGCTGAAGATGACATTTGTTCTGACAAAGGAGGATGCGGATGAAAACAATCACGAATAA
- a CDS encoding ABC transporter permease, with the protein MKKLLQSDAFKNFGSSAIAILIGLLIGAVVIFISNSSEALDGLRTLLAGPVEDGTLGIGRVLYYAVPIIMTGLSVGFAFKTGLFNIGTPGQFIIGAFAAVYVGVKWTFLPGSIHWLVAILAAFIAGGLWAVIPGVMKAYLNVNEVISSIMMNYIGMYLVNYSVSLVLFDALRNQSLPVASTAVIPKMGFDKIFTGSPANGGFVIAILFVILIYIVLNKTSFGYEMKACGFNKDASKYAGINEKRNIILSMVIAGALAGVGGGLLYLSGSGKFIEVVDVLPAEGFNGIPVALLGLSNPIGVLFAGLFIAYLNVGGNAMQQFGFIPQIVDIIISCIIYCSALSLMIKVWLSKRRKTKELGTAKKEGE; encoded by the coding sequence ATGAAAAAGCTGTTACAGAGTGATGCATTCAAAAACTTCGGCTCTTCCGCTATCGCGATCCTGATCGGATTACTCATCGGAGCTGTTGTTATCTTTATTTCCAATTCCAGTGAGGCGCTGGACGGTCTTCGCACCCTGCTTGCCGGTCCGGTTGAGGATGGTACGCTGGGAATCGGAAGGGTGCTGTATTATGCGGTGCCGATCATCATGACCGGTTTATCTGTCGGGTTTGCATTCAAGACAGGATTGTTTAATATCGGAACCCCGGGGCAGTTCATCATAGGTGCCTTTGCGGCTGTCTACGTCGGCGTGAAGTGGACCTTCCTGCCGGGCAGTATCCATTGGCTGGTGGCAATTCTCGCTGCCTTTATAGCAGGCGGCCTGTGGGCGGTCATTCCGGGTGTCATGAAGGCCTATCTGAATGTGAATGAGGTTATTTCCTCTATCATGATGAATTACATCGGTATGTATCTGGTGAATTATTCCGTCAGTCTGGTGCTGTTTGATGCACTGCGCAATCAGTCCCTGCCGGTCGCTTCCACGGCGGTCATACCGAAAATGGGTTTCGATAAGATTTTTACCGGTTCCCCGGCAAACGGAGGCTTTGTTATTGCCATACTATTTGTCATTCTGATATATATTGTATTGAATAAGACAAGCTTCGGCTATGAAATGAAGGCCTGCGGCTTCAATAAGGACGCAAGTAAATACGCCGGAATCAATGAAAAGCGCAATATCATTCTTTCCATGGTCATTGCCGGTGCGCTTGCCGGAGTCGGCGGCGGGCTGCTGTATCTGAGTGGCTCGGGCAAATTCATTGAGGTTGTGGATGTTCTTCCTGCCGAGGGCTTCAACGGTATCCCGGTAGCATTGCTTGGTCTTTCCAACCCAATCGGTGTTCTGTTTGCGGGACTGTTTATCGCTTATCTGAATGTCGGCGGAAATGCCATGCAGCAGTTTGGTTTTATTCCGCAGATCGTTGATATCATTATTTCCTGCATTATCTACTGCTCTGCACTGTCCTTGATGATTAAGGTGTGGCTGTCGAAGCGCAGGAAAACAAAAGAGCTGGGCACAGCGAAAAAGGAAGGTGAGTAA
- a CDS encoding ABC transporter permease, with product MDTIFFLVQQTWFFAIPLLVVALGGLFSERSGVINIALEGIMLIGALCGIGFIHIFNHAMPPQLLLLCAVLVAGAAGIVFSLFHAFAAIHMKADQVISGTALNTFAPAFCIFIARTFQQTQQVQFENVFRIESVPVLGSIPIIGDLLFKNTYITTYIGLLFLLLAWVIIYKTRFGLRLRACGELPQAADSAGISVYKMRYAGTLISGFLAGIGGLIFVVPTSNVFNADVAGYGFLALAVLIFGQWKPFRIFFAALFFGFMKTVAATSSGIPFLAGLNIPPYIYKMVPYIATLIVLAFVSKNSAAPAAEGEPFDKGKR from the coding sequence ATGGATACAATATTCTTTCTGGTACAGCAGACATGGTTTTTCGCCATTCCGCTGCTGGTCGTAGCACTGGGCGGTCTGTTTTCTGAACGAAGCGGTGTCATCAATATCGCACTGGAAGGTATCATGCTTATCGGAGCCCTGTGCGGTATCGGGTTCATCCATATCTTCAATCATGCCATGCCACCGCAGCTGTTGCTTCTGTGCGCTGTGCTTGTGGCCGGTGCAGCAGGCATCGTCTTCTCGTTATTTCACGCCTTTGCGGCAATTCATATGAAGGCGGATCAGGTCATCAGCGGTACTGCGCTGAATACCTTTGCGCCTGCATTCTGTATCTTCATCGCCCGGACCTTCCAGCAGACACAGCAGGTTCAGTTTGAGAATGTATTCCGTATTGAATCCGTTCCTGTGCTGGGATCGATTCCGATCATTGGAGACCTGCTGTTTAAGAACACCTACATAACGACCTATATCGGTCTATTGTTTCTGTTGCTGGCATGGGTGATTATTTACAAGACCCGTTTCGGTCTGCGCCTGCGTGCCTGCGGAGAGCTCCCTCAGGCTGCGGATTCTGCAGGTATCAGCGTTTACAAAATGCGCTATGCAGGCACTCTGATTTCCGGCTTTCTGGCCGGTATCGGTGGACTGATTTTTGTTGTTCCTACAAGCAATGTGTTTAATGCGGATGTTGCAGGGTATGGATTCCTGGCGCTGGCCGTGTTGATCTTCGGTCAGTGGAAGCCATTTCGCATCTTCTTTGCGGCGCTGTTCTTCGGCTTTATGAAGACCGTAGCGGCAACCTCCAGCGGTATTCCGTTTCTGGCAGGACTCAACATTCCTCCCTACATCTATAAGATGGTGCCGTATATCGCAACGCTGATCGTTCTTGCCTTCGTTTCGAAGAATTCGGCGGCACCGGCTGCCGAGGGCGAACCGTTTGATAAAGGAAAACGCTAA
- a CDS encoding ABC transporter ATP-binding protein codes for MEYIIEMCNITKEFPGIIANDDITLQLKKGEIHALLGENGAGKSTLMSVLFGMYQPEKGCIKMNGEVVSINNPNDANRLGIGMVHQHFKLVHNFTVLENIILGAEDVKNGLLTMVEARKKVVDLSEKYHLNVDVDAITSEITVGMQQRVEILKMLYRDNEILIFDEPTAVLTPQEIDELMGIMKDLTKEGKSILFITHKLNEIKAVADRCSVLRKGKYIGTIDVKDTSKEELSEMMVGRKVNFNVEKQPAQPKSVMLDVRNLSVAKKGHQDVVKNVSFQVHEGEIVCVAGIDGNGQSELVYALSGLMDVKEGSIRLGEKDITKTSIRKRNLEGLGHIPEDRHRYGLVLDYPLSFNMVLKSYFTKKFSNHGFLKFADITRYSDQLIEKYDVRSGQGSKTTARSMSGGNQQKAIIAREIENDPKLLLAVQPTRGLDVGAIEYIHSQLVKERDEGRAILLISLELDEVMNLADRILVMYEGEIVAELDPQKTTIQELGLYMAGSKRGAKYEKAVTE; via the coding sequence ATGGAATACATCATTGAAATGTGTAATATCACAAAAGAATTCCCGGGCATTATTGCCAATGATGATATTACACTGCAGCTGAAAAAAGGAGAAATCCATGCTTTGCTGGGAGAAAACGGTGCCGGCAAATCCACCCTCATGAGCGTTCTGTTCGGTATGTATCAGCCGGAAAAGGGATGTATCAAAATGAATGGGGAAGTTGTCAGTATCAATAATCCCAATGACGCCAACCGCCTTGGTATCGGAATGGTGCATCAGCATTTTAAGCTGGTTCATAATTTCACTGTGCTGGAAAACATCATTCTGGGTGCGGAGGATGTGAAAAACGGATTGCTGACGATGGTCGAGGCGAGGAAAAAGGTCGTCGATTTGAGTGAAAAGTATCATTTGAATGTTGATGTGGATGCCATTACCAGTGAGATTACCGTCGGTATGCAGCAGCGTGTGGAAATTTTGAAAATGCTGTATCGTGACAACGAAATTTTGATTTTTGATGAGCCTACGGCGGTTTTGACGCCGCAGGAAATCGATGAACTGATGGGCATCATGAAGGATTTGACAAAGGAAGGAAAATCGATTCTGTTTATCACGCATAAGCTGAATGAAATCAAGGCAGTTGCGGATCGCTGCAGTGTCCTGCGCAAGGGGAAATACATCGGAACCATTGATGTGAAGGATACGAGCAAGGAAGAACTGTCGGAGATGATGGTTGGCCGCAAGGTTAATTTCAACGTGGAGAAGCAGCCGGCGCAGCCAAAGAGTGTCATGCTGGATGTCCGCAATCTGAGTGTTGCCAAGAAGGGACATCAGGACGTTGTAAAAAACGTGAGCTTTCAGGTACATGAGGGAGAAATCGTCTGTGTTGCCGGAATTGACGGTAACGGACAATCGGAGCTGGTCTATGCCTTGAGCGGTCTGATGGATGTCAAGGAAGGCAGCATCCGTCTTGGGGAAAAGGATATCACGAAGACAAGTATCCGTAAGCGCAATCTGGAGGGTCTTGGACATATTCCGGAGGATCGTCACCGCTATGGTCTGGTTCTGGATTATCCACTTTCCTTCAACATGGTACTGAAGTCGTATTTTACAAAGAAATTCAGTAATCACGGCTTTTTGAAATTTGCGGATATTACAAGGTATTCGGATCAGCTGATTGAGAAATACGATGTCCGCAGTGGACAGGGCAGCAAAACAACGGCCAGAAGCATGAGCGGCGGGAATCAGCAGAAGGCAATTATCGCCAGAGAAATCGAAAATGATCCAAAGCTTTTGCTGGCAGTTCAGCCGACCCGCGGTCTGGATGTCGGTGCCATTGAATACATACATTCCCAGCTGGTCAAGGAACGGGATGAGGGACGTGCAATCCTTCTGATATCTCTGGAGCTGGATGAGGTCATGAATCTTGCGGATCGCATTCTCGTCATGTATGAGGGTGAAATCGTCGCAGAGCTGGATCCGCAAAAGACTACGATTCAGGAGCTTGGTTTATACATGGCAGGATCAAAGAGGGGGGCAAAATATGAAAAAGCTGTTACAGAGTGA
- a CDS encoding BMP family ABC transporter substrate-binding protein: MKKFLCVAASLLMAASLTACGSKDEGKKDDGKASESKADVVMITDVGTIDDKSFNQGTWEGVKAYGEETGKKVEYIKPTEKSDNAYKEAIDQAVNKYKAKVIVTPGYLFEPSIYEKQDTYPDVKFILIDGYPNDGAQENAKFKTAKNTVGIKYSENEAGYMAGYAIVKEGKTKLGFMGGIAVPAVVNFGYGFVQGAQDAAKEMNVEIEMKYKYTGTFNPSAEIQSEAASWYKNGTQVIFSCGGGIGNSVMAAAEANKGLVIGVDVDQSNESSTVITSAYKQLAVSVTKELKAIDDETFPGGENIVLGAKDDSVGLPMKTSKFEKFTQKEYDALYAKIKEGKITIKTNEDFKDPTQIKASKVKLDYIK; this comes from the coding sequence ATGAAAAAGTTTTTATGCGTTGCCGCATCGTTGCTGATGGCAGCATCTCTGACTGCCTGCGGAAGCAAGGATGAAGGGAAGAAGGATGATGGGAAAGCATCTGAATCCAAGGCCGATGTTGTCATGATTACCGATGTGGGTACCATTGATGACAAATCATTCAACCAGGGTACATGGGAAGGTGTCAAAGCCTATGGTGAAGAAACCGGTAAAAAAGTTGAGTACATTAAACCGACAGAGAAATCAGACAATGCCTACAAGGAAGCTATCGATCAGGCTGTTAACAAATACAAAGCGAAGGTTATCGTAACGCCAGGCTACCTGTTTGAACCATCAATCTATGAAAAGCAGGATACATATCCGGATGTTAAATTCATTCTGATTGACGGTTATCCAAATGACGGCGCTCAGGAAAACGCAAAATTCAAAACTGCAAAGAATACCGTAGGTATCAAATATTCTGAAAACGAAGCCGGCTATATGGCTGGTTATGCCATCGTTAAGGAAGGCAAGACAAAACTTGGCTTCATGGGTGGAATCGCTGTTCCTGCAGTTGTAAACTTCGGTTACGGCTTCGTACAGGGAGCACAGGACGCTGCCAAGGAAATGAATGTCGAAATCGAAATGAAATACAAATATACCGGAACCTTCAATCCAAGTGCTGAAATTCAGTCTGAGGCAGCATCCTGGTATAAGAACGGAACACAGGTGATCTTCTCCTGCGGTGGTGGTATCGGAAACTCCGTTATGGCTGCTGCTGAAGCAAACAAGGGTCTTGTAATCGGTGTCGATGTTGACCAGTCCAACGAAAGCAGCACAGTTATCACTTCTGCATACAAGCAGCTGGCTGTTTCTGTAACCAAGGAACTGAAAGCAATCGATGATGAAACCTTCCCGGGTGGAGAAAATATCGTTCTTGGTGCAAAAGACGACTCTGTAGGTCTGCCAATGAAGACCAGCAAGTTTGAAAAATTCACACAGAAGGAATATGATGCACTGTATGCTAAAATCAAAGAAGGCAAAATCACCATCAAGACAAATGAAGACTTCAAGGATCCTACACAGATCAAGGCTTCTAAGGTAAAACTGGATTATATCAAATAA
- a CDS encoding DNA translocase FtsK has translation MAKSKTRKSQKQKQMVENEVLVYIYSLVLITLSIIGGLQIGFIGELTTSIIKYVFGNLYGVIYGVIIVLCVMMMLKKSVRDVPMKYLIGIGVLLCAWIIAASIPQNETLKGMDILSRYLQDSMLIFRGEIAAKGGLIGAFLVSLCTFLFDYKGTWIIVIALLILALILLLSGSGFARLKAGAVSLVAPFVSMRKNHAAKGDARRERKQQVKKEKKEQEAEPKEAKSMFGKINIDERVRPGQVSFLDVDDDFDIQSDGRSTAFLADKEHALEEESDVLDKRAFKEAENKRIIEDTIGGEDTFVSSFQEDWSKYKLPRLTLLKDAGKKSRSTANVSAANDAGRQLIEILDQFGVKATLVATHIGPAVTKFEVKPDLGVRVNKISNLQYDIKMALAAKDIRIEAPIPGKSAVGIEIPNVEKTSVSMKELMKNIPDKLAQSKMLFALGKDLMGNCVYGELNRMPHLLIAGATGSGKSVCVNSIITSILMRARPDEVKLLLVDPKKVEFTPYKEIPHLLGPVITDGDEANRALKVIVTMMDNRYELFSMAGVRNIAGYNAHIEAHPEEGLSPLPWVVVIIDELADLMLVAAKEVEASIQRITQLARAAGIHLIVATQRPSVDVITGIIKANIPSRIAFAVSSAVDSRTILDQMGAEKLLGYGDMLYVPVGETVATRVQGVFVSDDEVADICEFVSRQGKPKFDDAFVRLELLDGGVGPTSSETGDPLYDEVKEFIISTRKASTSLIQRKFSIGYARAARLIDTLEDNGIIGPARGSKPREVYAKSEQAEEE, from the coding sequence ATGGCGAAATCGAAAACAAGAAAATCGCAGAAACAGAAGCAGATGGTAGAAAATGAAGTCCTTGTCTACATTTATTCTCTTGTCCTGATTACCTTGTCGATTATCGGAGGTTTGCAGATTGGCTTTATCGGAGAACTGACGACGAGCATTATCAAATATGTGTTTGGAAATCTGTATGGGGTAATCTATGGTGTGATCATCGTGCTCTGTGTCATGATGATGCTGAAGAAATCCGTACGGGATGTCCCGATGAAATATCTGATCGGCATCGGCGTGCTGCTGTGTGCCTGGATCATAGCAGCCAGCATTCCGCAGAATGAAACGCTGAAGGGGATGGATATCCTGTCGCGTTATCTGCAGGATTCCATGCTGATCTTTCGAGGGGAAATTGCAGCCAAGGGAGGCCTGATCGGTGCCTTCCTGGTTTCTTTATGTACGTTTCTTTTTGATTATAAGGGAACGTGGATCATTGTCATAGCCCTTCTGATACTGGCACTGATCCTGCTGCTGAGCGGCTCCGGCTTTGCAAGGCTGAAGGCGGGCGCAGTCTCTCTGGTAGCACCGTTTGTCTCCATGCGTAAGAACCATGCGGCAAAGGGGGATGCCCGAAGGGAACGCAAGCAGCAGGTGAAAAAGGAGAAGAAAGAGCAGGAGGCGGAGCCGAAGGAAGCGAAAAGCATGTTCGGCAAGATCAATATTGATGAGCGTGTGCGCCCTGGACAGGTGTCGTTTCTGGATGTGGATGATGATTTTGATATTCAAAGTGACGGAAGAAGCACTGCATTTCTGGCGGATAAGGAGCATGCGCTGGAAGAGGAATCGGATGTGCTGGATAAGCGGGCGTTTAAGGAAGCGGAAAACAAGCGAATCATTGAGGATACCATCGGCGGTGAGGATACCTTTGTGTCCAGCTTCCAGGAGGACTGGAGCAAGTACAAGCTGCCACGTTTAACCCTGTTAAAGGACGCCGGTAAAAAAAGCCGTTCAACAGCGAATGTGAGTGCGGCAAATGACGCCGGACGGCAGCTGATTGAAATTCTGGATCAGTTTGGTGTCAAGGCTACCCTTGTGGCTACCCATATCGGACCTGCGGTCACAAAATTCGAAGTTAAGCCGGATCTCGGTGTCCGGGTCAATAAAATCAGCAACCTTCAATACGATATCAAAATGGCACTTGCTGCCAAGGATATTCGCATCGAGGCACCAATTCCCGGAAAATCGGCAGTCGGTATCGAAATTCCGAATGTAGAAAAAACAAGCGTCAGCATGAAGGAGCTGATGAAAAATATTCCGGATAAGCTTGCACAGAGTAAGATGCTGTTTGCCCTTGGTAAGGATCTGATGGGAAACTGTGTCTATGGCGAATTGAACCGTATGCCGCATTTACTGATTGCCGGTGCGACAGGAAGTGGAAAGTCGGTCTGTGTCAATTCCATCATCACCTCGATTTTGATGCGCGCCAGACCGGATGAGGTCAAGCTGCTGCTGGTCGACCCGAAGAAGGTGGAGTTTACACCATATAAGGAGATACCGCATCTGCTGGGACCGGTGATAACGGATGGGGATGAGGCAAACCGCGCATTGAAGGTCATTGTCACAATGATGGACAACCGCTATGAGCTGTTCTCTATGGCCGGTGTACGGAATATCGCCGGCTATAATGCCCACATAGAAGCACATCCGGAAGAGGGGCTGAGTCCGCTTCCGTGGGTTGTAGTCATTATCGACGAGCTGGCGGATCTGATGCTGGTAGCTGCCAAAGAGGTAGAAGCAAGCATTCAGCGTATCACCCAGCTGGCTCGTGCTGCGGGCATTCATCTCATCGTTGCGACACAGCGCCCGAGTGTGGATGTTATCACCGGGATCATCAAGGCGAATATTCCATCCCGTATCGCATTTGCGGTCAGCAGTGCTGTGGATTCCCGTACCATACTGGATCAGATGGGGGCGGAAAAGCTTTTGGGATACGGAGATATGCTGTATGTCCCGGTTGGTGAAACTGTGGCAACCCGTGTGCAGGGTGTGTTTGTCAGCGATGATGAGGTCGCGGATATCTGTGAATTTGTATCCCGTCAGGGAAAACCGAAATTCGACGACGCCTTTGTACGGCTGGAGCTGCTGGATGGCGGTGTAGGGCCGACGAGCAGTGAGACCGGTGACCCATTATATGATGAGGTAAAGGAATTTATTATCTCGACACGCAAGGCAAGTACATCCTTGATTCAGCGTAAATTCAGTATCGGCTATGCACGGGCTGCACGTTTGATCGATACGCTGGAGGATAATGGCATCATCGGGCCTGCAAGAGGCAGTAAGCCGCGTGAGGTGTATGCGAAGAGCGAGCAGGCAGAAGAAGAATGA
- a CDS encoding ribonuclease J: MDQVRIFALGGLDENGKNMYVVEVNEAIFIIEAGLKYPESDQLGVEFIIPDFSYLIQNKDRVKGIFITHAHDDVVAALPYLLKQINVPVYTGNLTANIIHDMLKKEGIKNVKIHRMKRASKQTIGGVKVRTFPMTHAFPDNFGLAITTDQGYIVYTGEFIIDYDMLQQEYLCDLNELSDIGKRGVLCLLSESQSADRIGHTAPKHRITNLIEPIFEASHSRILISSYSQSLFRIIEIIELAKKYNRKIFFHDKGMRELLHQLELVKYYHVPREMEVKEKDFKDDMEDVVVLITGNGKNLFRTMSNIANHEDKFVSFRKTDTIIVASPIVSGTELDANSMENEIYKEGGRIFTLDSKTVLSMHPSSEDLKMMLYLFQPKYYSPVKGEYRHLFVNANLASKMGYSPDRILILENGQVAQFEEKILKSVAEHLELEDTLIDGKENWDVTGVVLKDREVLSTDGVMIIGVGVSHKTKEVINGPDVQTRGLIYLKDADYIIKEVGNIMEKCIETAVKEKRYDNLTVRGEAREKISKYLSKETGKRPMVLPVILEINI, from the coding sequence ATGGATCAAGTACGCATTTTTGCGCTTGGCGGACTTGACGAAAACGGCAAGAACATGTACGTTGTCGAAGTCAATGAAGCCATATTTATTATTGAAGCCGGATTGAAGTATCCGGAATCGGATCAGCTGGGAGTGGAATTCATTATACCGGATTTCTCCTATCTGATTCAAAACAAGGACAGGGTCAAAGGGATTTTTATCACGCATGCGCATGATGATGTCGTAGCGGCTCTGCCGTATCTGCTGAAGCAGATCAATGTTCCGGTGTATACTGGAAATCTGACGGCAAACATCATTCACGATATGCTGAAAAAGGAAGGCATTAAGAACGTTAAGATTCACCGTATGAAACGTGCAAGCAAACAGACGATAGGCGGAGTGAAGGTGCGCACCTTCCCAATGACGCATGCCTTTCCGGATAATTTCGGACTGGCTATCACAACGGATCAGGGCTATATCGTTTACACCGGTGAGTTCATTATTGATTACGATATGCTGCAGCAGGAGTATTTGTGTGATCTGAATGAGCTGAGCGATATCGGAAAACGCGGTGTGCTCTGTCTGCTTTCGGAATCACAATCCGCAGACCGCATCGGTCATACGGCACCAAAGCATCGTATCACCAATCTGATTGAGCCGATTTTTGAAGCGAGTCACAGCCGTATCCTCATTTCATCGTACTCACAAAGTCTGTTTCGCATTATTGAGATTATCGAGCTGGCGAAGAAATATAACCGAAAAATATTCTTCCACGATAAAGGGATGCGCGAGCTGCTCCATCAGCTGGAGCTGGTGAAATACTACCATGTTCCAAGAGAGATGGAAGTAAAAGAAAAGGACTTTAAAGACGATATGGAGGATGTTGTAGTTCTGATTACGGGAAATGGAAAGAATCTGTTCCGTACAATGTCCAACATCGCCAATCATGAGGATAAGTTTGTGAGCTTCCGCAAGACGGATACAATCATTGTCGCATCACCGATTGTCAGTGGTACCGAGCTGGATGCGAACAGCATGGAAAATGAAATTTACAAGGAAGGCGGCAGAATTTTTACGCTGGATTCCAAGACGGTGCTGTCCATGCATCCAAGCAGTGAGGATTTGAAGATGATGCTGTATCTGTTCCAGCCGAAATATTATAGTCCGGTCAAGGGTGAATACCGTCACCTGTTTGTGAATGCCAATCTGGCAAGCAAGATGGGCTACTCCCCGGACCGTATCCTGATTCTGGAAAACGGACAGGTTGCCCAGTTTGAGGAGAAAATTTTAAAGAGTGTCGCAGAGCATCTGGAGCTGGAGGATACCCTGATTGACGGTAAAGAAAACTGGGATGTCACCGGTGTGGTGTTGAAGGATCGTGAGGTGCTGTCCACGGACGGTGTCATGATTATCGGTGTCGGTGTCAGTCATAAGACAAAGGAAGTTATCAACGGACCGGATGTGCAGACGCGTGGTCTGATCTACCTGAAGGATGCGGATTACATCATCAAGGAGGTCGGCAATATCATGGAGAAATGCATTGAAACGGCAGTCAAGGAAAAACGCTATGACAATCTGACCGTGCGCGGAGAGGCCCGTGAGAAAATAAGCAAGTATCTTTCAAAGGAAACCGGTAAACGGCCGATGGTGCTGCCGGTGATTCTGGAAATCAATATATAG